One genomic segment of Amycolatopsis sp. Hca4 includes these proteins:
- a CDS encoding serine/threonine-protein kinase translates to MTADTVWCHGRPVGPIGFCEVCGRRRVPAEPPATSVPTPESTRRSGEIGRSVELWSGEADFQSLPAIEVPDPEKLVLADPDYPEQHRFCGHCGEPVGRAYAGEPAFAEGFCEHCGERFSFLPKLHRGERIGDRYDVLGCFARGGLGWVYLAADTALGGQHVALKGVINSGNAVLRAMARVERDVLVRLDHPNIVRVNDFVEHPAPGGGEPDTYLVMEYVGGRSLRDLLKQGPPPRVEHVIVYGRAILGALDYLHGEGLLYCDMKPENVIHGDKRVKVIDLGAARSIEDPAGPSVGTEGFQAPAHELARHGLTVRSDLHTVGRTLQVLLEAAGEDIDPDRVAGGLDSLHRVLERAVAPFERRFATASEMAEQLDGVRREILSLRDERPRPVPSALFEDTAELLDDGLGAVPGLDLWVGGGGAAGPLDFGLPAAADGAGRLPIPRVAPDDAAAEFIAIAGAPGPHRWLGKLEMFGEPSVEIAFARTRAQVALGDSDAAAAALSEAEQLLGAEAARDWRAAWHHGLLALARDDAEQAAAAFDRVHRAWPGELAPKLALGFCAELRGQTERAERCYRSVWHRDHGQVSAAFGLARCSLRTHGRDTAVALLDAVPPISRHYDAARIAAVRIRAGRLPSGPPGRDDFADAARRLPELYLDREAQDRLEALVREAALAGLTEPGGTDGWNGGELLGERVTERGLRSLLEQSLRRLAERARDRNSHGVLVDLANSVRPKTRR, encoded by the coding sequence GTGACGGCGGATACGGTGTGGTGCCACGGCCGTCCGGTCGGGCCGATCGGGTTCTGCGAGGTGTGCGGCCGCCGTCGGGTGCCCGCCGAGCCGCCTGCCACGTCGGTGCCTACGCCGGAAAGCACGCGGCGTAGTGGCGAAATCGGGCGCAGTGTCGAACTGTGGAGCGGCGAGGCGGACTTCCAGTCGCTGCCCGCGATCGAGGTGCCGGACCCGGAGAAGCTCGTTCTCGCCGACCCGGACTACCCGGAGCAGCACCGGTTCTGCGGCCACTGCGGGGAGCCCGTCGGCCGCGCCTACGCCGGCGAACCCGCGTTCGCCGAAGGGTTCTGCGAGCACTGCGGCGAGCGCTTTTCCTTCCTGCCCAAGCTGCACCGCGGCGAGCGGATCGGCGATCGCTACGACGTCCTCGGCTGTTTCGCCCGTGGCGGGCTCGGCTGGGTGTACCTGGCCGCCGACACCGCGCTGGGCGGCCAGCACGTGGCGCTCAAAGGCGTGATCAACAGCGGCAACGCCGTCTTGCGCGCGATGGCGCGGGTCGAACGGGACGTGCTGGTCCGGCTCGACCACCCGAACATCGTGCGCGTCAACGACTTCGTCGAGCACCCGGCACCCGGCGGCGGCGAACCGGACACCTACCTGGTGATGGAGTACGTCGGCGGGCGGTCGCTGCGCGACCTGCTGAAGCAGGGGCCGCCGCCGCGGGTGGAGCACGTGATCGTCTACGGCCGGGCCATCCTCGGCGCCCTGGACTACCTCCACGGCGAAGGCCTGCTCTACTGCGACATGAAGCCGGAGAACGTGATCCACGGCGACAAGCGGGTCAAGGTCATCGACCTCGGCGCCGCCCGCTCGATCGAGGACCCGGCCGGCCCGAGCGTCGGCACCGAGGGGTTCCAGGCTCCCGCGCACGAGCTCGCCCGGCACGGCCTGACCGTCCGCTCGGACCTGCACACCGTGGGCCGGACGCTGCAGGTGCTGCTCGAGGCCGCGGGCGAGGACATCGACCCCGACCGGGTCGCCGGCGGCCTCGACTCGCTGCACCGGGTGCTCGAACGCGCGGTCGCGCCGTTCGAGCGGCGGTTCGCCACCGCGTCCGAAATGGCCGAACAGCTCGACGGCGTGCGCCGGGAAATCCTTTCGCTGCGCGACGAACGGCCGCGGCCGGTGCCGTCGGCGCTGTTCGAGGACACCGCGGAGCTGCTCGACGACGGCCTCGGTGCGGTACCCGGCCTCGACCTCTGGGTCGGTGGCGGAGGTGCTGCCGGGCCACTGGACTTCGGGTTGCCTGCCGCCGCCGACGGCGCGGGACGTCTGCCGATCCCGCGGGTCGCCCCGGACGACGCCGCGGCGGAGTTCATCGCCATCGCGGGCGCGCCGGGGCCGCACCGCTGGCTGGGCAAGCTCGAGATGTTCGGCGAGCCCTCGGTCGAGATCGCGTTCGCCCGGACGCGTGCGCAGGTCGCGCTGGGGGATTCCGACGCCGCGGCCGCGGCCCTGTCCGAGGCCGAACAGCTGCTCGGCGCCGAGGCCGCGCGCGACTGGCGGGCGGCCTGGCACCACGGGCTGCTGGCGCTGGCCCGCGACGACGCCGAGCAGGCGGCGGCCGCGTTCGACCGGGTGCACCGCGCCTGGCCCGGCGAGCTCGCGCCGAAGCTGGCGCTCGGGTTCTGCGCCGAACTGCGGGGGCAGACCGAGCGGGCCGAGCGCTGCTACCGCTCGGTGTGGCACCGCGACCACGGCCAGGTCAGCGCCGCCTTCGGCCTGGCCCGCTGCTCCCTGCGCACGCACGGCCGGGACACCGCGGTCGCGCTGCTCGACGCCGTGCCGCCGATCTCGCGCCACTACGACGCCGCCCGGATCGCCGCCGTGCGGATCCGCGCCGGCCGCCTGCCGTCCGGGCCGCCGGGGCGGGACGACTTCGCCGACGCGGCCCGGCGGCTGCCCGAGCTCTACCTCGACCGCGAGGCCCAGGACCGGCTGGAGGCGCTGGTCCGCGAGGCCGCGCTGGCCGGGCTGACCGAGCCGGGCGGTACCGACGGCTGGAACGGCGGCGAGCTGCTCGGCGAGCGCGTCACCGAGCGCGGCCTGCGATCGCTGCTGGAGCAGTCCCTGCGCCGGCTCGCCGAGCGGGCCCGAGACCGGAACTCCCACGGCGTGCTGGTCGATCTCGCGAACTCCGTCCGGCCGAAGACGAGAAGGTGA
- a CDS encoding trypsin-like peptidase domain-containing protein: MREHNGSAEGRAGDPEPWRVCLVNSSGRALGAGMLLGESTVLTCAHVVQAAGEEALAGAHVLVRFVGLDGMPETLATVRPGCWVPPAEDGRGDIALLELAEAFPHVPGAPLVRLGAVRDRVVHTYGFPAPHRYGVWVNNAELAGPAGAGGEWIQLNSPLPGERVRRGFSGAGVIDKATGAVLGMVVTEYTDERAGLAYLIPVEVIVRHVPDVARWVGEPPRPSAGPLIVVIGDRDSAVRDGFLAQVRRERRGSRVAGERLAAIVDATGKTTGEVAEHVSAGISTGEVLTVLETNPEDVAVAVTGVEDARAPEEVLTDVVRPLVDKGATVLVQFSGPDSPGVRLARRWESERNARRLARLALLVDMVEHEEDCTRERAARLGSRVAVPGSSADLRLRLAALRSAGERIEPGRVRRALAATERDAEAARWALVRLYAELDALAARHDELHGRLRGYNAKATDAGLMEDEELAQLYRPAMAALTTRPDDPEAAAEPVERYVRAVRRRLEGA; the protein is encoded by the coding sequence GTGAGGGAGCACAACGGTTCGGCCGAGGGGCGCGCGGGGGATCCGGAACCGTGGCGGGTTTGCCTGGTGAACTCGTCGGGCCGGGCACTGGGCGCCGGGATGCTGCTGGGCGAATCCACGGTGCTCACCTGCGCGCACGTCGTGCAGGCCGCGGGGGAGGAAGCGCTTGCGGGCGCGCACGTGCTGGTGCGGTTCGTGGGTCTCGACGGCATGCCGGAGACGCTCGCCACCGTGCGGCCCGGCTGCTGGGTGCCGCCGGCGGAAGACGGCCGCGGCGACATCGCGCTGCTGGAGCTCGCCGAAGCCTTTCCGCACGTGCCCGGCGCTCCGCTGGTGCGCCTGGGCGCGGTGCGCGACCGCGTGGTCCACACCTACGGCTTCCCCGCACCGCACCGCTACGGCGTCTGGGTCAACAACGCCGAGCTGGCCGGTCCGGCCGGGGCCGGCGGGGAGTGGATCCAGCTGAACTCGCCGCTGCCCGGCGAGCGCGTCCGGCGCGGGTTCAGCGGCGCGGGCGTGATCGACAAGGCGACCGGTGCGGTGCTCGGCATGGTGGTCACCGAGTACACCGACGAACGCGCCGGGCTCGCCTACCTGATCCCGGTCGAGGTGATCGTCCGGCACGTGCCGGACGTCGCCCGCTGGGTGGGCGAGCCGCCGCGGCCGTCGGCCGGCCCGCTGATCGTCGTGATCGGCGATCGCGACTCCGCGGTGCGGGACGGCTTCCTGGCCCAGGTGCGGCGCGAACGCCGGGGATCCCGGGTGGCGGGCGAACGGCTCGCCGCCATCGTGGACGCGACCGGCAAGACCACCGGCGAAGTGGCCGAGCACGTCAGCGCCGGCATCAGCACCGGTGAGGTGCTCACCGTGCTGGAGACCAACCCGGAGGACGTCGCGGTGGCGGTGACCGGCGTCGAGGACGCGCGGGCGCCGGAGGAGGTGCTCACCGACGTGGTGCGGCCGCTGGTGGACAAGGGTGCCACCGTGCTGGTCCAGTTCAGCGGGCCGGACTCGCCCGGCGTGCGGCTGGCCCGGCGCTGGGAGAGCGAGCGGAACGCGCGGCGGCTGGCCCGGCTGGCGCTGCTGGTCGACATGGTGGAGCACGAGGAGGACTGCACCCGGGAACGGGCCGCGCGGCTGGGCTCGCGCGTGGCGGTGCCGGGCAGTTCCGCGGACCTGCGCCTGCGGCTGGCGGCGCTGCGTTCGGCGGGCGAACGGATCGAACCGGGCCGCGTCCGGCGGGCACTGGCGGCGACCGAACGCGACGCCGAAGCGGCCCGGTGGGCGCTGGTCCGGTTGTACGCCGAGCTCGACGCGCTGGCCGCCCGGCACGACGAGCTGCACGGACGGTTGCGCGGCTACAACGCCAAGGCGACCGACGCGGGCCTGATGGAGGACGAGGAACTGGCGCAGCTGTACCGGCCGGCCATGGCGGCGCTGACCACGCGGCCGGACGACCCGGAGGCCGCGGCCGAACCGGTCGAGCGGTACGTGCGCGCGGTCCGCCGCCGGCTGGAGGGCGCGTGA
- a CDS encoding ABC transporter permease has protein sequence MIWLVWRQHRKQALFTLAALVALAAVMVPTGLSMHAKYDSLGLGACRSALGSASLITQTEAASRCESLGHQFQQEFGGMVFIAVLFVVLPVLVGVFFGAPLVAREVEQGTHRLVWTQGVTRLQWALAKFGLVGAMTTVLAIGYALGVSWWFAPLVGASTGRLTYLSFDVQGIVPVAYTLFALALGVFAGTFWRKLVPAMGLALVGFVAVRVAVEVLARPRYLPAQNLTFAPGGGLTPNPASGNWVMDVGVRNAAGDLVLPNAQLGPCPPGGCADAAAGPGAQNWVLYQPGDRFWLFQGIETGIFVFLAAILVLLALRRVRTIA, from the coding sequence ATGATCTGGCTGGTCTGGCGGCAACACCGCAAGCAGGCGCTGTTCACCCTCGCCGCACTGGTCGCGCTCGCCGCGGTCATGGTGCCCACGGGCCTTTCGATGCACGCGAAGTACGACAGTCTCGGCCTCGGCGCCTGCCGGTCCGCGCTCGGCAGTGCGTCGCTGATCACGCAGACGGAGGCGGCTTCGCGTTGTGAAAGCCTCGGCCACCAGTTCCAGCAGGAGTTCGGCGGGATGGTGTTCATCGCCGTGCTGTTCGTGGTCCTGCCGGTGCTGGTCGGCGTGTTCTTCGGCGCGCCGCTGGTGGCCCGCGAGGTCGAGCAGGGCACCCACCGTCTGGTGTGGACACAGGGGGTGACCCGGCTGCAGTGGGCGCTGGCCAAGTTCGGCCTCGTCGGGGCGATGACCACGGTGCTGGCGATCGGGTACGCGCTGGGCGTGTCCTGGTGGTTCGCGCCGCTGGTCGGCGCGAGCACCGGACGGCTGACCTACCTCTCCTTCGACGTCCAGGGGATCGTCCCGGTCGCCTACACGCTGTTCGCGCTGGCGCTGGGTGTCTTCGCCGGGACATTCTGGCGGAAGCTCGTGCCGGCCATGGGGCTGGCGCTGGTCGGGTTCGTGGCCGTCCGCGTCGCGGTCGAGGTGCTCGCCCGCCCGCGGTACCTGCCCGCGCAGAACCTCACCTTCGCCCCCGGCGGCGGGCTGACGCCGAACCCGGCGTCCGGCAACTGGGTGATGGACGTCGGTGTCCGCAACGCGGCCGGGGACCTGGTCCTGCCGAACGCCCAGCTGGGCCCGTGCCCGCCCGGCGGCTGTGCCGACGCCGCGGCCGGGCCCGGCGCCCAGAACTGGGTGCTGTACCAGCCGGGTGACCGGTTCTGGCTCTTCCAGGGCATCGAAACCGGGATCTTCGTGTTCCTGGCGGCGATCTTGGTGCTCCTCGCGCTCCGCCGGGTGCGCACGATCGCCTGA
- a CDS encoding ABC transporter ATP-binding protein, which produces MELAVEARALGKRYGRTWALRDCALEVPAGRIAALVGPNGAGKTTLLHLAVGLLEPDAGEVRVFGREPRSALADVGFVAQDTPLYRDFTAAELVTMGGKLNRRRWDAALARDRLAALGIPPGKPVGKLSGGQRAQVALALALAKRPRLLLLDEPIASLDPLARREFMQTLMGAVAESETTVLLSSHLLADLERSCDHVIVLQRSEVRLAASVDELLAGFCTLTGPRAGSESIAGVAEVVRASHSERQSTLLVRRGDGPIDPLWTEYRVTLEDVVLAHLADPETRVPASAWGVPA; this is translated from the coding sequence ATGGAACTGGCGGTGGAAGCCAGGGCGCTGGGCAAGCGCTACGGGCGCACCTGGGCGCTGCGCGACTGCGCGCTGGAGGTGCCTGCCGGGCGGATCGCCGCGCTGGTCGGCCCGAACGGCGCGGGCAAGACCACGTTGCTGCACCTGGCCGTCGGGCTGCTGGAACCCGACGCGGGCGAAGTGCGCGTTTTCGGGCGGGAGCCGCGGTCCGCGCTGGCGGACGTCGGGTTCGTCGCGCAGGACACCCCGCTCTACCGCGATTTCACCGCGGCGGAACTGGTCACCATGGGCGGCAAGCTCAACCGCCGCCGCTGGGACGCCGCGCTGGCCCGCGACCGGCTGGCCGCGCTCGGCATCCCGCCCGGCAAACCGGTGGGGAAGCTCTCCGGCGGGCAACGCGCCCAGGTCGCACTGGCACTGGCGCTGGCCAAACGGCCGCGGCTGCTGCTGCTCGACGAGCCCATCGCCAGCCTGGACCCGCTCGCGCGCCGCGAGTTCATGCAGACGCTGATGGGTGCGGTGGCCGAAAGCGAGACGACCGTGCTGCTGTCCTCGCACCTGCTCGCCGACCTGGAACGCAGCTGCGACCACGTGATCGTCCTGCAGCGGTCCGAGGTCCGGCTGGCGGCCTCGGTCGACGAGCTGCTCGCCGGCTTCTGCACGCTCACCGGCCCGCGGGCCGGCAGCGAATCCATCGCCGGGGTGGCCGAGGTGGTCCGCGCGAGCCACTCCGAGCGCCAGTCGACGCTGCTGGTCCGCCGCGGCGACGGCCCGATCGATCCACTGTGGACGGAGTACCGGGTGACCCTGGAGGACGTGGTGCTGGCGCACCTGGCCGACCCCGAGACCCGCGTCCCGGCGTCCGCGTGGGGGGTGCCGGCATGA
- a CDS encoding GntR family transcriptional regulator, which yields MIEFVLDGRSRVATYMQLVVQVKQALRVGLLRPGDQLPKVRDVAEALAINPNTVLKAYRELVLEGLAEGRPGLGTFVTGSLAGPSLGHQAQLRDELVAWLERAETAGMSPEDIAALIETTIRGTRVPHDLS from the coding sequence GTGATCGAGTTCGTGCTCGACGGCCGCTCCCGGGTGGCCACGTACATGCAGCTGGTCGTCCAGGTGAAGCAGGCGCTGCGCGTGGGCCTGCTGCGGCCGGGCGACCAGCTGCCGAAGGTGCGTGACGTGGCCGAGGCGCTGGCGATCAACCCGAACACGGTGCTCAAGGCCTACCGCGAACTGGTGCTGGAGGGGCTGGCCGAGGGCCGCCCGGGGCTGGGCACGTTCGTCACCGGCAGCCTGGCCGGGCCCTCGCTGGGCCACCAGGCGCAGCTGCGCGACGAGCTGGTGGCCTGGCTGGAACGCGCCGAAACCGCGGGGATGTCGCCCGAAGACATCGCCGCCCTCATCGAAACCACGATCCGCGGCACCCGGGTGCCGCACGATCTGTCGTAG
- a CDS encoding cyclase family protein, with product MALLDELGKAIAGGAVEIVDLTAPLSSGTPILRLPEPFANTIPFRLEEISRYDERGPRWYWNDIHTGEHTGTHLDVPVHWVSGKDGHDVSRVPLRTLVAPAVVLDFSARAAEDPDFLLSIDDVRAWTAEHGPLPDGGWLLYRTGWDARSGDQEEFLNADETGSHTPGVSPECARWLAEETPITGLGVETVGTDAGQAPGLEPMFPCHELLLGAGKHGLTQLQNLAALPPAGVLLLVSPLPIVGGSGSPARVLALVER from the coding sequence ATGGCGTTGTTGGACGAGCTCGGCAAGGCGATCGCGGGCGGGGCGGTCGAGATCGTGGACCTGACCGCGCCGCTGAGCTCCGGCACCCCGATCCTGCGGCTGCCGGAGCCGTTCGCCAACACCATCCCGTTCCGGCTGGAGGAGATCAGCCGCTACGACGAGCGCGGCCCGCGGTGGTACTGGAACGACATCCACACCGGCGAGCACACCGGCACCCACCTGGACGTCCCGGTGCACTGGGTGTCCGGAAAGGACGGTCACGACGTCTCGCGGGTGCCGCTGCGGACCCTGGTGGCGCCGGCGGTCGTGCTCGACTTCTCCGCGCGGGCGGCCGAGGACCCGGACTTCCTGCTTTCGATCGACGACGTCCGCGCCTGGACGGCCGAGCACGGCCCGCTGCCCGACGGCGGCTGGCTCCTCTACCGCACCGGCTGGGACGCGCGCAGCGGTGACCAGGAGGAGTTCCTCAACGCCGACGAGACCGGCTCGCACACTCCCGGCGTCTCGCCCGAGTGCGCGCGGTGGCTCGCGGAGGAAACGCCGATCACCGGGCTCGGCGTCGAAACCGTCGGCACCGACGCGGGCCAGGCGCCCGGCCTCGAGCCGATGTTCCCCTGCCACGAGCTCCTGCTGGGGGCGGGCAAGCACGGCCTCACGCAGCTGCAGAACCTCGCGGCGCTGCCGCCGGCCGGCGTGCTGCTGCTGGTCTCGCCGCTGCCGATCGTCGGCGGCTCGGGCAGCCCGGCCCGGGTGCTGGCCCTGGTGGAGCGGTGA
- a CDS encoding thiamine pyrophosphate-binding protein yields MNVAELVGRTLAGLGVGTAFGVVGSGNFEVTNALRAGGVRFVAARHEGGAASMADAYARMSGEVPVLSLHQGCGLTNAVTGITEAAKSRTPVLVLTADSAGSSVLSNFRIDQDGLAAAVGAVPERVHSAASAVTDTVRAFRTARQQRRTVVLNLPLDVQAQPAPGPPSLPVLAGPAPVRPDAASAAALANLLAAAERPVFIAGRGARDSGDVLRELASRSGALLATSAVAHGLFHGDPFALGISGGFASPAAAELIVGADLVVGWGCALNMWTTRHGKLLSPHAKLAQVDLEQAALGAHRPIALGVVGDVACTASDVLALVPPQVGYRTDEVAARIATGRWNNIEHEDLTGDGRIDPRTLSELLDELLPPERIVSIDSGNFMGYPSAYLSVPDERGFCFTQAFQSIGLGLGTAIGAALAQPDRLPVLGTGDGGFQMALSELDTAVRLGLALVVIVYNDAAYGAEVHHFGDADMTTVRFPDTDLAAVARGFGCTGVTVRSPDDLPAVREWLAGPRSAPLVIDAKIADDGGSWWLAEAFRH; encoded by the coding sequence GTGAACGTCGCCGAACTCGTCGGTCGGACACTGGCCGGCCTCGGCGTCGGCACCGCGTTCGGCGTGGTCGGCAGCGGCAACTTCGAGGTGACGAACGCGCTGCGCGCGGGCGGCGTCCGGTTCGTCGCGGCCCGTCACGAGGGCGGCGCGGCGAGCATGGCCGACGCGTACGCCCGGATGAGCGGCGAGGTGCCGGTGCTGTCGCTGCACCAGGGCTGCGGGCTGACCAACGCCGTCACCGGGATCACCGAGGCGGCCAAGAGCCGCACGCCGGTGCTGGTGCTCACCGCGGACTCCGCGGGGTCGTCGGTGCTGTCGAACTTCCGCATCGACCAGGACGGCCTGGCCGCGGCGGTCGGCGCGGTCCCCGAGCGCGTGCACTCGGCGGCGAGCGCGGTGACCGATACCGTGCGGGCGTTCCGGACGGCCCGCCAGCAGCGCCGGACGGTGGTGCTGAACCTGCCGCTCGACGTCCAGGCCCAGCCGGCGCCCGGCCCGCCTTCGCTGCCGGTGCTCGCCGGCCCCGCCCCGGTGCGGCCGGACGCCGCTTCGGCGGCGGCGCTGGCTAACCTCCTGGCGGCCGCCGAGCGCCCGGTGTTCATCGCCGGCCGCGGCGCCCGTGACAGCGGAGACGTGCTCCGGGAGCTGGCTTCGCGCAGCGGCGCACTGCTCGCAACATCCGCGGTCGCGCACGGCCTGTTCCACGGCGACCCGTTCGCACTGGGCATCTCGGGCGGCTTCGCGTCCCCGGCGGCCGCCGAACTGATCGTGGGCGCCGACCTGGTCGTCGGCTGGGGCTGCGCGCTGAACATGTGGACCACCCGCCACGGCAAGCTGCTGAGCCCGCACGCCAAGCTGGCCCAAGTCGATCTGGAGCAGGCGGCGCTCGGCGCGCACCGCCCGATCGCCCTGGGCGTGGTCGGCGACGTCGCCTGCACCGCCTCGGACGTGCTCGCCCTGGTTCCTCCGCAGGTGGGTTACCGCACCGACGAGGTGGCGGCCCGGATCGCGACGGGCCGCTGGAACAACATCGAGCACGAAGACCTGACGGGCGACGGCCGGATCGACCCGCGGACACTGAGCGAGCTCCTCGACGAGCTGCTGCCGCCCGAGCGGATCGTGTCGATCGATTCGGGCAATTTCATGGGCTACCCGAGTGCCTACCTGTCGGTCCCCGACGAGCGCGGGTTCTGTTTCACCCAGGCGTTCCAGAGCATCGGCCTCGGTCTGGGCACGGCGATCGGAGCGGCCTTGGCCCAGCCGGACCGCCTGCCGGTCCTCGGCACGGGCGACGGCGGCTTCCAGATGGCACTGTCCGAACTGGACACCGCGGTCCGCCTCGGCCTCGCGCTGGTGGTGATCGTCTACAACGACGCGGCGTACGGAGCGGAGGTCCACCACTTCGGCGACGCGGACATGACGACGGTCCGGTTCCCCGACACGGACTTGGCGGCCGTCGCCCGCGGCTTCGGCTGCACGGGCGTGACGGTCCGCTCGCCGGACGACCTGCCGGCGGTGCGCGAATGGCTGGCGGGACCTCGGTCGGCCCCCTTGGTGATCGACGCCAAGATCGCCGACGACGGCGGATCGTGGTGGCTGGCGGAGGCGTTCCGCCACTGA
- a CDS encoding Lrp/AsnC family transcriptional regulator, with amino-acid sequence MPEELLDATDHEILGLLREDARRTLSDIAARVTLSTAAVKRRIDRLREAGVITGFTVQVDHAKLGWGIEAFTELRFVGNAKVDEILRTTTRMPEAQAVFTIAGDPDALVWLRVRDMAHLQKTIDEIRRHHQVTGTKTLIALESWSR; translated from the coding sequence ATGCCCGAAGAGCTGCTCGACGCGACCGACCACGAGATCCTCGGCCTGCTGCGCGAGGACGCCCGCCGCACGCTGTCCGACATCGCCGCCCGCGTCACCCTGTCCACGGCGGCGGTCAAGCGCCGCATCGACCGGCTGCGGGAGGCGGGGGTGATCACCGGGTTCACGGTCCAGGTCGACCACGCGAAGCTGGGCTGGGGGATCGAGGCGTTCACCGAGCTGAGGTTCGTGGGCAACGCGAAGGTCGACGAGATCCTGCGGACGACGACGCGGATGCCGGAGGCCCAGGCGGTGTTCACCATCGCGGGCGACCCGGACGCGCTGGTGTGGCTGCGCGTCCGGGACATGGCCCACCTGCAGAAGACGATCGACGAGATCCGGCGGCACCACCAGGTCACGGGGACGAAGACGCTGATCGCGCTGGAATCCTGGTCGCGTTAG